The following DNA comes from Lentibacillus sp. Marseille-P4043.
GTTACTGCTAGCGGATCAGCGACAAGAATAATTCCATATGGTGCTTCCCAACCGCCAGTTTCCAATATAAGTGCACCATTGTTGAAAACAATCCATGCAATATATGATGCCACCCCGAGGTTTATTAAGATGAATATTTTACTTAACCAACGGGAGATGCCTACTTTATTGTGAAAAAAGGCCAGGATTATCCCGGATATCAATGGGATGATAATTGGCAATACTGCTAAATTACTCATTTTCGTCACCCCTTAATTGTGCCATGTCATCTGTATTGTTTTCATTAGCAGCTCTGTAAGCTAAAACCAATAACAGGCTCGTTACACCAAAGCTGATAACGATCGATGTTAAAATCAATGCCTGTGGTAGTGGATCAGCATAGTCTGATTTGCCTTCTGTTAAAATAGGTGGTTGTCCACGTTTGAGTTGTCCCATTGTCAAAATAAACAAATGTGCCCCATGGGATAGCAGTCCGGTTCCAATAATGATCCGCAGTAACTGCTTTTGCAGCAAATTATAAATAGCTGCAGCAAATAAGATACCTGCCAAAATGAGAATAATAATCTCCATTTATTTCGCCCCCCTCTTAAGCTTTATGAGGCTAAAGATAGCGAGTGCTGCTATACCTAACACTGTGATCTCAAATAATGTATCGAAACCGCGCATATCGACAAGGATGACGTTTACGATGTTATGACCGCCCCCTAGTTTTAGAGATGTTTCGATAAAGTAATTTGAGATGGATTCAAACCATTTACTGCTGTGTGCTGAAATTCCAATTAGTGTCATTAAGGCTCCAAAGCCAACCGAAATAACGATATTAACGATTTTGGTTCCACTTGTTTCGTTCCTTTTTCGCAGTTTTGGCATGTGTCTGAAACAAAGCAAAAACAAGACAACTGTTACTGTTTCAATTACTAACTGTGTTAATGCCAAGTCAGGTGCACGGTAAAGAACAAATAGAATAGCCACACCATAACCAACAACACCTAATATTAGGATAGCAGACACATTGTTTTTAGCTAAAATAGTAGCAAGTGCTGCAACAATCATGATGGCGACAACAGATACCTCAATAATTGTTACATCTGCTAAATTATCGAATTGAATGTTGAATCCATCCGTTACCAGCATAACAATAAAGGTTACAACAAGTGTTACACCTAAGATAATAGCTACGTATAACCGTAATGATCCCGTCATATAAGATTGTGTTACTTTTTGTGAAACGATATCTAGTTTTTCTAAGATGTAATCATACAGTTTGTTAAGGCTTAATTTACCAGGTAGTACACGATAGGCACCTGCCCATTTTTTACGTGTTAAAACTAATAGAAAACCTAAACCAACAACGATTAATGTCATTTTAAGTGGTGTGTTAAATCCGTGCCAAAAAGCAATATGCTGATCAATTTCAGCACCTTTTATTGCCTCCGCTGCGTGAGCTAGAAATGTTCCGTTTACTAAATTAGGAAACAGT
Coding sequences within:
- a CDS encoding Na(+)/H(+) antiporter subunit C encodes the protein MEIIILILAGILFAAAIYNLLQKQLLRIIIGTGLLSHGAHLFILTMGQLKRGQPPILTEGKSDYADPLPQALILTSIVISFGVTSLLLVLAYRAANENNTDDMAQLRGDENE